The following are encoded together in the Pectinophora gossypiella chromosome 14, ilPecGoss1.1, whole genome shotgun sequence genome:
- the LOC126372486 gene encoding uncharacterized protein LOC126372486: protein MAEDEDGVSNKKSSQNSNNEGPSQDNEQNTTKPDLGIEEAKYNSNENGDTSPSEPKCSTSKSTGATRKDENPFSFRHFLKRDLSLPGNSTYENTGARPKVYANTVQHSPTKLDIHTESRRERARAGVSGESQAKEKSNEGSSHRISDNTSSSSSVEIPFSVVDNSESKHNLYADSSDVPFYHRPNLASEPLGMPSLPDFVQDHILVEQAYLNSNGPISVDLDNLPDFTFNTNYNVGSCSVGRRNNSDRYGGNRGYDYEAYMGAASSSSGFAGEERNIPLDLPAGAEAAGPSMDPPAHLSLDLTESVNPADRRNMSPRNNFPLDLPTNAGAEAMRLPDFLPVHPGRTSPEPDHPDQQLHLIMAELERTRSELFSERSRRSRLEDEVSTLRSAESSLRAAAAARLEAGRRRPRRDDDAAPDSATATDTDSTVAKLKKEIKKLKEELAASQAEVRSLRGLQTNAATDLRHATSVAETSLRDLLAGLERLRSLSSTLDPT from the exons ATGGCGGAGGACGAAGATGGTGTTTCGAATAAAAAATCgtctcaaaattcaaataatgaAGGTCCCTCGCAAGACAATGAGCAGAATACGACGAAACCAGACCTAGGCATCGAAGAGGCAAAGTATAATAGCAACGAAAACGGCGACACGTCGCCTAGCGAGCCAAAATGTTCAACGTCCA AATCAACTGGCGCCACGCGGAAGGATGAGAACCCGTTTTCGTTCCGGCATTTCTTGAAGCGGGACCTGTCGTTACCTGGCAACTCAACGTACGAAAACACGGGGGCTCGGCCCAAAGTTTACGCGAACACAGTTCAACATTCGCCCACGAAACTAGACATTCACACGGAGTCGAGGCGGGAGCGAGCCCGCGCCGGCGTCTCGGGCGAGTCTCAAGCCAAAGAAAAAAGTAACGAGGGCAGCAGCCACCGTATAAGTGATAACACGTCTTCGAGTAGTTCAGTAGAGATACCGTTTAGTGTAGTGGACAATAGCGAGTCTAAGCATAATCTGTATGCGGACAGTTCTGATGTGCCGTTTTATCATAGGCCAAACTTGGCATCGGAGCCGCTCGGCATGCCGTCTCTCCCAGATTTCGTTCAGGACCATATTCTAGTGGAGCAGGCATATTTGAACTCTAATGGACCTATATCAGTTGATTTGGACAATTTGCCGGACTTTACCTTTAATACTAATTATAATGTGGGATCGTGTTCGGTGGGGAGGCGTAATAATAGTGATAGATATGGAGGCAATAGAGGATATGACTATGAAGCGTACATGGGTGCGGCGTCATCGTCGAGTGGTTTCGCGGGAGAGGAGCGGAACATCCCGCTGGACCTGCCGGCGGGCGCGGAGGCCGCGGGCCCATCCATGGACCCTCCGGCACACCTCAGCCTCGACCTCACAGAGTCTGTGAACCCCGCAGACCGGAGGAACATGTCTCCCAGAAATAACTTCCCGTTGGATCTGCCTACAAATGCAG GTGCAGAGGCGATGCGGCTGCCTGACTTCCTGCCGGTGCACCCGGGCCGCACGTCGCCGGAGCCCGACCACCCCGACCAGCAGTTACATCTCATCATGGCTGAGCTTGAACGGACTAG GTCGGAGCTGTTCTCGGAGCGCAGCCGGCGCTCGCGGCTGGAGGACGAGGTGTCGACGCTGCGCAGCGCGGAGTCCTCgctgcgggcggcggcggccgcgcgCCTGGAGgccggccgccgccgcccgcgccgggaCGACGACGCGGCGCCCGATAGC GCCACAGCGACAGACACGGATTCGACTGTGGcaaaacttaaaaaagaaatcaaaaaattaaag GAGGAGCTGGCGGCGTCGCAGGCGGAGGTCCGTTCCCTGCGCGGGCTGCAGACCAACGCGGCCACCGACCTGAGGCACGCCACGTCCGTCGCCGAGACCTCGCTCAG AGACCTCTTGGCCGGCCTAGAGCGACTGCGGTCTCTCAGCTCCACTCTAGACCCCACATGA